In the genome of uncultured Flavobacterium sp., the window CGCAGGATATTATGGCGGGAGATGATGATTTTAATATAAAAGCATTGGCGAAATACAATGATTATATGTTTTTGATGGCTTATGATGAACATTATGCCAGCAGTGTTCCGGGAGAAATCAGCGGTCAGAAATGGATCGAAAGAATAATAGACAAAACAGCCAAAGAAATTCCGTCAGATAAAATTATTCTTTGTTTTGCGGGTTATGGCTACGATTGGCAGGAAAAGCAAGAAGGGGAAACGATAACCTATGATCAGGCAATTGCTATTGCAAAGCAGCATAATGCCGTGATAAAATTTGATAATAATACTTATAATAATTCTTTTCATTACACCGATAGCAATGGTAAAAAGCATGAAGTTGATTTTGAAGATGCTGCAACTAATTTTAATACCATAAGATTTAGTGACGAATATGGTCTGGCAGGAACTGCTTTATGGCGTTTAGGAAGTGAAGACCAACGCTTATGGACGTATTATCAGCGAAGCCTGACCAACGAAAGTATCAATAAAAAACCTTTCGATTTTAAGGTAATGAAACGTGTAAATACACGAATCGAAAGTCCCGCATATATTGGTGACGGCGAAATATTAAATGTTATTGCTGATCCTGCACCAGGAAAAATAGAATTAGACATCGATAATGACGAAGACATTATTACAGAACAGAAGTATGTAGAATTACCCACTAAATATGTCATCAGCAAATTTGGAAACGTAAACAAACAGGTTATTTTAACTTTTGATGACGGACCAGATCCAACTTATACGCCGCAGATTTTAGATATTTTAAAAAAAGAAAAAGTACCGGCTGTATTTTTTGTTATTGGTATTCAGGGTGAAGATAATATTCCGTTGTTGCAAAGAATTTATAAAGAAGGCCACGAAATAGGCAATCATACTTTTACGCATCCTAATATTGCTCTGGTAAGTCCGGAAAGGGCAGCGAAAGAAATGGAAACGACACGATTATTAATCGAAGCTGTTACCGGAAAAAGTACCGTGCTTTTTAGAGCGCCTTATAATGCAGATGCTGAACCCACAACAGAAGCCGAACTGAAACCTATTGCCTTAAGTAAAGCACAAAATTATTATACGGTTGGTGAAAGTATTGACCCGAATGATTGGGAAAAAGGCGTAAGTGCTGATTCAGTTTACATCAGAACTATAAAACAATATGAAGCAAATCCCGATAAAGGAATTATTTTGCTTCATGATGCAGGCGGGGACAGAGAAGCTACAGTTGAGGCTTTACCCCGAATTATTAAATATTTTAAAGACAGACATATTCAGTTTACAACCGTTGCTCATTTGCTTGGCAAAACCAAAGACGAAATCATGCCAAAAGCAGAAGGACCGTATATTACAGTCGATAATTTAATTTTTGATTTCGGATATTGGTTTGGACATTTTATTACGGCGACATTTTGGGTAGCTATTTTTCTGGGTTTTTTCCGAATTGCATTAATGGCTATCATGGCTTTTGTGAAAAAATGGAGAGATCACAAATATCCGCCTGTTTATAAACTATCTAATGAAGCTCTTCCAAAAGTGAGTATTATAGTTCCTGCTTATAATGAAGAAATAAATGCGGTAAAAACGATCGAAAATTTATTAGGTCAGGATTATCCGGATTTTGATATTGTTTTTGTAGATGATGGATCTAAAGACAAAACTTTTGCCATGATTAACGAGGCTTTTGCCAGTAATCCAAAAGTAAAAGTGCATACCAAACCAAACGGAGGAAAAGCATCTGCATTAAATTACGGAATTGCATTAACCCAGAATGATTATGTAGTTTGTATCGATGCCGATACGCAGCTAAAAACCGATGCTATTTCGCAATTGATGAAAGGCTTTACTATTCAGTTAGAAAACAATGAAGAAATTGGAGCGATTGCGGGAAATGTAAAAGTAGGGAACGAAAATACAATGCTTACCAAATGGCAGAGTATAGAATATACAACAGCACAGAATTTTGACCGCAGGGCTTTTGATTTAATAAACGGAATTACGGTTGTTCCCGGTGCAATTGGTGCATTTAAGAAAACAGCAATAGAAAAAGCGGGAGGTTTTACAACCGATACACTTGCCGAAGATTGCGATTTAACCATTCGTATTTTAAGAAATGACTATCGTATTATAAACTGTATAGAAGCCGTTGCGGTAACAGAAGCACCGGAAAGTTTGAAAGAATTTATGAAACAGCGTTTTCGTTGGAGTTATGGCATTATGCAGGCTTTCTGGAAAAATAGAGATGCATGTTTTAATCCGAGATATAAAGGATTAGGAATGGTCGCTTTACCAAATATTCTTCTCTTTCAAATCGTTTTGCCAATCTTTGCGCCTCTGGCAGATTTAGTTCTTATTTTAAGTTTAATCTGGAATTTTAATGATCCTGACAGTCTTCATAAAATATTGGTTTATTATATTGCTTTTATGGTTGTAGATATGCTGGTTAGTGTTGTTGCTTTTATTTTCGAAAAAGAAAAACTGACTAAATTAATATGGTTAATTCCGCAGCGATTTGTATACAGACAATTAATGTATGTAATTTTATTTAGAGCATTAAGAAGAGCGATAAAAGGCGAAAGCCAAAGCTGGGGAGTTCTCACGCGAACTGGACATGTTGCAACGGTAAAATAGTTTTTTAAAGTTTTTTTGCCACGAATTACACGAATTTGCACAAATTATTTTTTTATAAAATGCTTTGGCATTTTAATTTTAACTTTAAAAATTTGTGCAAATTCGTGTAATTCGTGGCAAAAAACAAAACATAAAAAAAGGCCTCAAATATTTGAGGCCTTTTCAATTTAATGCGTGTTGCGATTATTTTTTAACGCAGCATGATTTTTTGTCTTTTGTGGTATCCGTTTTTTTACAACATGATTCTTTTTTAGCTGTTTCTTTTTTAGGAGCTGGTTTTGTGTCTTGTGCTTGTGCACCAATTGTAAATAAAGCAATTGCTAAAACGGCAAATAAATTTTTCATTTTTTGTTTAATTTAATTGTTAAGTATTTTTCTTTTTGATTGAAGATTTGATTCAAATATAATACGATTTAGTTTTAGAAATTGTCAACGATAAGTTAATACGTATCAAAGAAGTATTAAATTTAAAACTAAACTCTCTTTAATCTTTCTCTGGAACAGCTGTGTTGTTTATCTTTGTAAATGACATAATTAAGCAATCCAGCCATCTTCTATTTTATCAATAACCCATTTATCTTTTACTTTTTTAATATAAATTCGATAACCATAGCTGCACATATCACCACATTCAATTCCTGCAGTGAGAACACCATATTTTTTTTCATCATCAAATTGAATTCTGCTCAGGACAAGAACTCCACGTATAGAATAACAGCAGTTATTATAAATTTTAACTTCGTTTCTACGGTATATTTTTGAAACATAATGAAGATGAAAAGCTTGATAGGAATCCAGTTTTTTTCTGTCAAACTTATAATCAAGTGTGTCTAAAATATTGTTTTCTGATAGTACAGCATCTTTGAAGTGTTCTTGAAGTTCTTTTCCTTTTTGTCTTGAAATTGCTTTATCCAAAATGACTAGATCAACAGGAAACTTCCTTTTTTTAAAATCTGCTAGTTCTTCATTGAATCGTTTCTTTGATTCATTTCGTCGATTCAATTTATATTCCGACGGATCTACTCCTGGCGATGGAGGCGGAATATAAGTTAGTACAGCATTTACCCAAACCGAATCAATAAGAGCTGGATAAACCTCATACATTACATCTTTTTCAAATTGTAAATCAACTTCTTTATTATTACAGCTTGTTAAGATTATTCCAGAAACAAAAAGTAGTGCAAAATATATTTTTCTCATGTTTAGTACCTAATCAATACTGGTTTAGAAAACTAAGATATAATTTATTTAGCAGTAAAATCTGCTTTTGTGAACTTAACTCTTTAATATGAACTTAAATTACTTATATGGTTTAAAAACAGTTAATAATTCAAATTCAATCCAAAGCCAACTCCCATGTCACTATCATAATGTGTTGTGATTCCAAAATTTCGACCAACAACATATTTTAAACCAGCCATATATTCTTTATCCGTATTCCACATTAAATTCATTCTTAAACGTCTCGAAAGCGGAATATCTTTTCGTTCAAATTGAATCCTTACATTTCCATCGGTGTAAACCTCAACCTGAGCTTTTACAAGCATTGGCAAAGTATATTCGATACCGGCACTAAAAACCGAACGATTATCTTTGGTATTCTTTTGACCAAACATATTTTGTTCCTGCTCGTCCATTCCCATTCTTCTATAACGCCAGTCAAAACCTATAAAAGGCATAAACCATTGCATTTTGCCTACATATCTACCAATATGAGTTTCAGTTTCGTAACCATGTTCGTTGTTGTAACCCAATCTCCATTCGGTTCCAATGCTCCAACGTGTGCTGCCCAGCATTGCTTCACCATCGTTTCCGTTTGAAGCAAAATCATTTTCAGCCATAAAATGAAACATTCGATCGTCCATTTTTAGCATTTTGTACGCCATTTTTGGATCTTTAATTAGCGGATTTGGTGCTGAATTTTCATAACTAAAAATACGTCCCATTCCTGCCATCATGTGGTATAAAATATGGCAGTGAAAAAACCAGTCGCCATCAGCATTTGCCTGAAACTCGATTGTATCGGTTTCCATCGGCATAATATCAATCACATTTTTAAGCGGAGAATACTCGCCGTGCTCATTTAAAATTCTGAAATCATGTCCGTGCAAATGCATCGGGTGGCGCATCATCGATCCGTTATACAATACAATACGAACGTTTTCGCCTTTTTTGATTAAGATTTTATCGGTTTCAGAAATCACTTTATTATCTAAACTCCAAACGTAACGGTTCATGTTTCCGGATAATTCAAAACGTAATTCTTTTACCGGAGCGTCTTTTGGCAAAGTTGTTACAGTTGGAGATTTCAGCATTCCGTAATTTAGAGTCGTAATCTCAGCAGTTTCTGTAGTATCGCTCGACATTTTCATATCGTCCATTTTCATGCCTTCCATATTATGCATCGAATGATCTTCAACTTTTGCAGATTCATCTTCTCCGGAAATTTCAGGATACATTACGGTATTCATGTCCATTTTATTAAGAGACATTTTCATACCCATATCATTCATTTCACCGTTCATTTTCATCATGTCATTCATCATTTTCATCCCTTCAAAATATTTTAATTTCGGAAGATGAGAAACGGGTTGTTTAGTTCCTTCGCCTAAAAACAAAGAAGCAGATCCTGTTCTGTCTTCGGCTGTAGCCAAAAAAGCAAAGGATTTTTTATCTTCAGGAATCGTAACTACAACATCGTACGTTTCAGAAACAGCAATAATTAAACGATCGACTTCTACAGGCTCAACATCGTTACCATCACTGGCAACAACTGTTATTTTTCCTCCGCCATAGGTCAGCCAGAAATAACTTGAAGCGCCTCCGTTTGCAATTCGTAATCTTACTTTATCTCCAGCCTTAAATTGTGAAAGCTGATCTTCATTTTTCCCGTTAATTAAAAACTTTTCATAATAAACATCACTCACATCCATGGCATTCATACGTTTCCATTCGTTGGTGACTTTTGTCGAAAACTTACCTTTTTTAATTGCTTCGGCATAACTTTGAGTTGTTCCTTTTTTTATCGCAAACCAATCGTTGGCATTGTGCAGCATTCGCTGAACATTCTTAGGTTTCAAATCAGTCCATTCGCTTAAAATAACCGGAACAGTTGGTAAATCATCGATTCCTTTTCTAAAAGTCGGATCGTCTTTCTTTTTATTGATAATAAAAAGTCCGTACATACCAATTTGTTCCTGTAATCCCGAATGACTGTGATACCAATAGGTTCCGTTCTGGATAATTGGGAAAGTATATTTGTGCGTTGTTCCAGGTTTTATTGGCATTTGAGTCAAATATGGAACACCATCTTCTTTATTTGGCAGAAATAATCCGTG includes:
- a CDS encoding polysaccharide deacetylase family protein — protein: MDGKKQIFQTVTQKRWRTFQWSSRLILFILILMVPIFFITLKRGLKPPLPLLANSSRTGHSLENPITPKDLSDKELKKFKGFDYFLRAKTKIEKLKNQPIVPKTSSEVRAAFYVDWDPQSLFSLQKNIDKLNMVVPEWFFIDPKTDLLRTEIDTAALKVIKKGKVKILPLINNINESLGEGEFDGDLIHRILHDTNKRERLINDIVKALKKYDLQGINIDFEEFKENSDEPIIAFQKALYEKLHPLGYLVSQDIMAGDDDFNIKALAKYNDYMFLMAYDEHYASSVPGEISGQKWIERIIDKTAKEIPSDKIILCFAGYGYDWQEKQEGETITYDQAIAIAKQHNAVIKFDNNTYNNSFHYTDSNGKKHEVDFEDAATNFNTIRFSDEYGLAGTALWRLGSEDQRLWTYYQRSLTNESINKKPFDFKVMKRVNTRIESPAYIGDGEILNVIADPAPGKIELDIDNDEDIITEQKYVELPTKYVISKFGNVNKQVILTFDDGPDPTYTPQILDILKKEKVPAVFFVIGIQGEDNIPLLQRIYKEGHEIGNHTFTHPNIALVSPERAAKEMETTRLLIEAVTGKSTVLFRAPYNADAEPTTEAELKPIALSKAQNYYTVGESIDPNDWEKGVSADSVYIRTIKQYEANPDKGIILLHDAGGDREATVEALPRIIKYFKDRHIQFTTVAHLLGKTKDEIMPKAEGPYITVDNLIFDFGYWFGHFITATFWVAIFLGFFRIALMAIMAFVKKWRDHKYPPVYKLSNEALPKVSIIVPAYNEEINAVKTIENLLGQDYPDFDIVFVDDGSKDKTFAMINEAFASNPKVKVHTKPNGGKASALNYGIALTQNDYVVCIDADTQLKTDAISQLMKGFTIQLENNEEIGAIAGNVKVGNENTMLTKWQSIEYTTAQNFDRRAFDLINGITVVPGAIGAFKKTAIEKAGGFTTDTLAEDCDLTIRILRNDYRIINCIEAVAVTEAPESLKEFMKQRFRWSYGIMQAFWKNRDACFNPRYKGLGMVALPNILLFQIVLPIFAPLADLVLILSLIWNFNDPDSLHKILVYYIAFMVVDMLVSVVAFIFEKEKLTKLIWLIPQRFVYRQLMYVILFRALRRAIKGESQSWGVLTRTGHVATVK
- a CDS encoding multicopper oxidase domain-containing protein, which gives rise to MKLYTILITFLIAFSANAQKVVRYDLHVRDTIVNFSGKEKRALSVNGQIPMPTLTFTEGDIAEIYVHNDLKNEDTALHWHGLFLPNKEDGVPYLTQMPIKPGTTHKYTFPIIQNGTYWYHSHSGLQEQIGMYGLFIINKKKDDPTFRKGIDDLPTVPVILSEWTDLKPKNVQRMLHNANDWFAIKKGTTQSYAEAIKKGKFSTKVTNEWKRMNAMDVSDVYYEKFLINGKNEDQLSQFKAGDKVRLRIANGGASSYFWLTYGGGKITVVASDGNDVEPVEVDRLIIAVSETYDVVVTIPEDKKSFAFLATAEDRTGSASLFLGEGTKQPVSHLPKLKYFEGMKMMNDMMKMNGEMNDMGMKMSLNKMDMNTVMYPEISGEDESAKVEDHSMHNMEGMKMDDMKMSSDTTETAEITTLNYGMLKSPTVTTLPKDAPVKELRFELSGNMNRYVWSLDNKVISETDKILIKKGENVRIVLYNGSMMRHPMHLHGHDFRILNEHGEYSPLKNVIDIMPMETDTIEFQANADGDWFFHCHILYHMMAGMGRIFSYENSAPNPLIKDPKMAYKMLKMDDRMFHFMAENDFASNGNDGEAMLGSTRWSIGTEWRLGYNNEHGYETETHIGRYVGKMQWFMPFIGFDWRYRRMGMDEQEQNMFGQKNTKDNRSVFSAGIEYTLPMLVKAQVEVYTDGNVRIQFERKDIPLSRRLRMNLMWNTDKEYMAGLKYVVGRNFGITTHYDSDMGVGFGLNLNY